Proteins encoded within one genomic window of Pygocentrus nattereri isolate fPygNat1 chromosome 9, fPygNat1.pri, whole genome shotgun sequence:
- the dlgap4a gene encoding disks large-associated protein 4 isoform X4 has protein sequence MVDCVQPVLREEQTPTTRFQSIGVQVEDGRPLSRFSSMASRQETDAESQDQSDGKHSQNSSICCTTQTPDSLESGAGDRTQKPLKASAIRSGSGSIPESLDPALDPSSLPPPDPSLQNSSSAGASGSVNGATEQPGAVAACLRDGHWFLKLLQAETGRMDAWCQQMEQESKEKQLSEEVLGKIRSAVGSAQLLMSQKFQQFRGLCEQNLDVNAQPRPTAQDLAGFWDLLQLSIEDISMKFDELHLLKSNDWKLPESSSKKEEKKQPSATTPKKVLKPKPAAAKEKSSGESAADKQRQEARKRLMAAKRAVSERQNSATESADSIEIYVPEAQTRL, from the exons GTGGACTGTGTACAGCCGGTGCTGAGAGAGGAGCAGACCCCCACCACCAGGTTCCAGTCCATAGGCGTGCAGGTGGAGGACGGCAGGCC GCTCAGCCGCTTCAGCAGCATGGCGTCCAGACAGGAGACCGATGCGGAGTCTCAGGACCAGTCGGATGGTAAACATTCACAGAACAGCTCCATCTGCTGCACCACTCAAACGCCAGACTCGTTGGAGAGCGGCGCCGGCGACCGGACACAGAAACCCCTGAAAGCCAGCGCCATCCGCTCTGGCTCGGGGTCCATCCCAGAGAGTTTGGACCCAGCTCTGGACCCATCCTCCCTGCCCCCTCCTGACCCGTCCctgcagaacagcagcagcgcCGGGGCGAGCGGCAGCGTGAACGGAGCCACGGAGCAGCCCGGGGCGGTGGCGGCGTGCCTCAGAGACGGCCACTGGTTCCTCAAACTTCTACAGGCGGAAACGGGCCGCATGGACGCCTGGTGCCAGCAGATGGAGCAGGAGAGCAAAGAGAAACAGCTCTCAGAAGAAG tCCTGGGGAAGATCCGCAGTGCAGTGGGCAGCGCTCAGCTCCTCATGTCTCAGAAATTCCAGCAGTTCAGAGGCCTGTGTGAGCAGAACCTG GATGTGAATGCTCAGCCGCGGCCCACGGCTCAGGACTTGGCTGGATTCTGGGACCTGCTGCAGCTCTCCATAGAGGACATCAGCATGAAGTTCGACGAGCTCCACCTGCTCAAGTCCAACGACTGGAAACTCCCAGAGAGCAGCAGCAAAAAG GAGGAAAAGAAGCAGCCGTCAGCCACGACGCCGAAGAAAGTGCTGAAGCCCAAGCCGGCCGCAGCGAAGGAGAAGAGCAGCGGGGAGTCGGCCGCGGACAAGCAGCGGCAGGAGGCCAGGAAGCGGCTGATGGCCGCCAAGCGCGCAGTGTCCGAACGGCAGAACTCCGCCACGGAGAGCGCCGACAGCATCGAAATCTACGTCCCTGAGGCCCAGACGCGGCTCTGA